Proteins co-encoded in one Pseudobdellovibrionaceae bacterium genomic window:
- a CDS encoding GldG family protein, which produces MSQLGKLLLLGALLSLISFIVFLALLQAWVPFHWVAIFFMVTFTGGAIYLDRKFYSEFFSMKTTKQGLSMGTLILLVVCILSAVNFVGARRYLTLDLSAAKVNSLSEQSLKILDTMKDDLKVIYFYNTGMEGVETNRKQFVDLIRKYQDHSPRIQLDFVDVNTRPDLTEKYQIKQGTQAVLMEYQGRTSLIEKIDEQEITGGLVKVSRATAKKILVVSGHGELPLDSAPGGDSASFMKSLLEGNRYDVGTFTFAEAGQVPADADVVMILGPKQQFLESEVQALEAYLEGGGGVLLALEPHQATGLEPLLNRVGIKTANNFVRTTIKLPIGETTDPRFTRGSVFSPTNPITRPFGQNQFTVFRFPQSIERVGTNPPEGLQIDDLVRTDASSFAVTNLQATQKSADGPFTVAMGIKGKMPGAADAKEFQMVVIGDREFVNDQSLYQNLNRDLLLNAVASLAREEHIISISPKEVGRTELVLLDTSFVLYIFLFAIPLPLALYAGSFVMWWRRRSA; this is translated from the coding sequence ATGAGTCAACTCGGTAAGCTGCTTCTGCTCGGCGCGCTGCTCAGCCTGATCTCGTTCATCGTGTTCTTGGCGCTCTTGCAAGCGTGGGTGCCCTTCCACTGGGTCGCGATCTTCTTCATGGTGACCTTCACCGGCGGCGCGATCTATCTGGACCGCAAGTTCTATTCGGAGTTCTTCTCGATGAAGACGACGAAACAGGGACTCAGCATGGGAACGTTGATTCTGCTCGTGGTCTGCATCCTGAGCGCGGTGAATTTCGTGGGCGCGCGTCGCTACCTGACGCTCGATCTTTCGGCGGCGAAGGTGAATTCGCTTTCCGAGCAGTCGCTGAAGATTCTGGACACCATGAAGGACGACCTGAAGGTCATCTACTTCTACAACACCGGGATGGAAGGCGTCGAAACGAACCGCAAACAGTTCGTCGATCTGATCCGCAAGTATCAAGATCATTCGCCGCGCATTCAGCTGGATTTCGTCGACGTGAACACGCGTCCCGATCTGACTGAAAAGTATCAGATCAAGCAAGGCACGCAGGCCGTGCTGATGGAATACCAGGGGCGGACCAGCTTGATCGAAAAAATCGACGAGCAGGAAATCACCGGCGGTCTGGTGAAGGTTTCGCGCGCGACCGCGAAGAAAATTTTGGTCGTCAGCGGGCACGGCGAGCTGCCGCTCGACAGCGCGCCCGGTGGCGACAGCGCGAGCTTCATGAAAAGCCTGCTCGAGGGCAATCGCTACGATGTCGGCACGTTCACGTTCGCCGAAGCCGGTCAGGTCCCGGCCGACGCCGACGTCGTGATGATCTTGGGGCCGAAACAGCAGTTTTTGGAGAGTGAAGTGCAGGCGCTCGAAGCCTATCTGGAAGGTGGCGGCGGCGTCCTCTTGGCGCTGGAGCCCCATCAAGCGACGGGCCTGGAGCCTTTGCTGAACCGCGTGGGCATCAAAACCGCGAACAATTTCGTGCGCACGACGATCAAACTGCCCATCGGCGAAACGACCGATCCGCGTTTCACGCGCGGGAGCGTCTTTTCGCCGACGAATCCCATCACGCGCCCTTTTGGACAGAACCAGTTCACGGTCTTCCGTTTTCCGCAGTCGATTGAACGTGTGGGAACGAATCCGCCCGAGGGACTGCAGATCGACGATCTGGTGCGCACCGACGCTTCGTCTTTCGCGGTGACCAATTTGCAAGCGACGCAAAAATCGGCGGACGGCCCGTTCACCGTCGCCATGGGCATCAAAGGAAAAATGCCGGGCGCCGCGGACGCGAAAGAGTTCCAGATGGTGGTCATCGGCGATCGCGAGTTCGTCAACGATCAGTCGCTTTACCAGAATTTGAACCGGGACCTGCTTTTGAACGCCGTGGCTTCACTCGCGCGGGAAGAGCACATCATCTCGATTTCGCCGAAAGAAGTGGGCCGCACGGAACTCGTCCTTCTGGACACGAGCTTCGTGCTTTATATCTTCCTGTTCGCCATTCCGTTGCCGCTGGCGCTTTACGCCGGCAGCTTCGTGATGTGGTGGCGCCGTCGGAGCGCATAG
- a CDS encoding (2Fe-2S) ferredoxin domain-containing protein yields MSFKAHLFVCTNSPDKSHKCGSKGAEELRKRLKDRCKNEFGKSVRVSSAGCMGKCEEGIACVIYPQNEWFLNVEDRGRDEDRIFEAVRSAVKNAKD; encoded by the coding sequence TTGAGTTTCAAAGCCCACCTATTCGTTTGCACAAATTCCCCCGACAAATCCCACAAATGCGGATCGAAGGGCGCCGAAGAGCTGCGTAAACGCCTGAAGGACCGTTGCAAAAACGAATTCGGCAAAAGCGTCCGGGTGTCCTCGGCGGGCTGCATGGGCAAGTGCGAAGAAGGCATCGCCTGCGTGATCTACCCGCAAAATGAGTGGTTCCTGAACGTCGAAGATCGCGGCCGCGACGAAGACCGCATCTTCGAAGCCGTCCGCTCCGCCGTCAAAAACGCGAAAGATTAA
- a CDS encoding DUF4340 domain-containing protein, with the protein MKKNKALFMWCAVAAVAVAAAIFDYQWDRRQEERKSQASRLLKFESAQIAAFELTGGSYSINREGTPLMTNKSRFEKTPEGWWIKSPIDERANQDEVQGFVEGLVHERAQEVPLNDPNVDWSQFGLQEPAGGVQVFDTTGASVTLTVGTRKNFQGDPYLRRSDEAKVFLGTNSWLTRIEKQLRDFRDKRILREPSMKLRSAKFTEGGKSLTFELKDATWFSPEHPEWKLDQAKVREVLANLVGPVIAEFKRESEPTEAELASAGLAPAALKIEARIDGQEAPWTADISRPVNQIHQVLMSHPRLWVAANEGEVGKFFGLDPRQYRDLKSPLEFDQGRVARIEVKRGSDFIRAEKKADAWTIVEKSKADLEVTSENVTQLVAGLRELQATEFLATKTSTSPDSRTEIKLYNNQGETVLALNLGGSTRKLGELALLTAQSNLSAEGFSLEQQKVQELGINPLLARELRPAKTEATPTPAAATEGTR; encoded by the coding sequence ATGAAAAAGAACAAAGCCCTCTTCATGTGGTGCGCCGTCGCCGCGGTCGCCGTCGCGGCCGCGATCTTCGACTACCAATGGGACCGGCGCCAAGAAGAACGCAAATCCCAAGCCTCGCGGCTTCTGAAGTTCGAGTCCGCGCAGATCGCGGCGTTCGAGCTGACCGGAGGATCTTATTCGATCAACCGCGAAGGCACGCCGCTGATGACGAACAAGTCGCGTTTCGAAAAGACGCCCGAAGGTTGGTGGATCAAGTCGCCCATCGACGAACGCGCGAATCAAGATGAAGTGCAGGGTTTCGTGGAGGGACTGGTGCATGAGCGCGCGCAGGAAGTGCCTCTGAATGACCCGAATGTCGACTGGTCGCAGTTCGGTCTGCAAGAGCCGGCGGGCGGCGTGCAGGTCTTCGATACGACCGGCGCGAGCGTGACGCTGACCGTGGGCACGCGCAAGAATTTCCAAGGCGATCCCTACCTTCGCCGCAGCGACGAAGCGAAAGTCTTCCTGGGCACGAACTCGTGGCTGACCCGGATCGAAAAGCAGCTGCGTGACTTCCGCGACAAGCGCATCTTGCGTGAGCCTTCGATGAAGCTCCGGAGCGCGAAGTTCACCGAAGGCGGCAAGTCACTGACCTTCGAGCTGAAGGACGCGACGTGGTTTTCGCCGGAGCATCCGGAGTGGAAACTCGATCAGGCGAAGGTGCGCGAGGTTCTCGCGAATCTGGTCGGTCCCGTGATCGCCGAGTTCAAACGCGAGAGCGAGCCCACCGAGGCCGAGCTGGCGTCGGCGGGGCTTGCGCCCGCGGCGCTGAAGATCGAGGCGCGGATCGACGGTCAAGAAGCCCCGTGGACCGCCGACATCAGCCGTCCCGTGAATCAGATTCACCAGGTTCTGATGTCGCATCCCCGGCTGTGGGTCGCGGCCAACGAAGGCGAAGTCGGCAAGTTTTTCGGTTTAGATCCCCGGCAGTACCGCGATCTGAAAAGTCCGCTCGAGTTCGATCAAGGACGGGTGGCCCGGATCGAAGTCAAACGCGGTTCGGATTTCATTCGCGCTGAAAAGAAAGCCGATGCGTGGACGATCGTCGAAAAATCGAAAGCGGACTTGGAAGTGACCTCGGAAAACGTCACCCAGCTGGTCGCGGGCTTGCGCGAGCTGCAAGCGACGGAATTCCTGGCGACCAAGACCAGCACGAGCCCCGATAGCCGCACCGAAATCAAACTTTACAACAACCAAGGCGAGACCGTTTTGGCTTTGAATCTGGGCGGGAGCACGAGGAAATTGGGCGAGCTGGCCCTCTTGACGGCGCAGTCGAACCTGTCTGCGGAAGGCTTCAGCCTCGAGCAGCAGAAAGTGCAAGAGCTCGGCATCAATCCCTTGTTGGCGCGTGAGTTGCGTCCCGCAAAAACCGAAGCCACCCCGACCCCCGCCGCGGCGACGGAAGGTACGCGATGA
- a CDS encoding PAS domain-containing sensor histidine kinase has protein sequence MKSGFFPWRIFWKFYLTLIVLLNLSFVAALFAATVLGDFSLADPRLPAIFGLFLIVTLGISALAAYRVAAPLKRVILKALRLAHKKRDLNIDESAKDEDLFEYQPGEYYELEQALDQIRRKMKKRRIQLAHEREESQALMSFLADAVVSVDCDERVKFFNSSFAKHFLSSEQIKTSNEGGPGLKLIDIFRDDEVLFKIRQVKKDGLVQTLQKRLSTKIDPTGRYFSIIITPLREEKTREIYASLVLFHDITEYHLAEQIRVEFVENASHELRTPLTSIKGFVTTALDDAQAGRFDLMSSFLKTISKNVDRLSELVNDLLTISSLESSGVLNLENIEPQEITEEVMERLSPLASNKDIMMKATYNRGAFRGDYRLLDQVLTNLVGNAIKYIPTGGRIEILWSTDPGTDIVRLTVKDNGPGIAEEHLHRLFERFYRVDKARSRDVGGTGLGLAIVKHVVQSHGGQISVRSELGRGSEFIAHFPDRL, from the coding sequence ATGAAGAGCGGATTTTTCCCCTGGCGTATATTCTGGAAGTTCTACCTGACGCTCATCGTTCTTTTGAACTTGAGCTTCGTCGCGGCTTTGTTCGCGGCGACGGTGCTTGGCGACTTCAGTTTGGCGGACCCGCGTTTGCCGGCGATCTTCGGTCTTTTTCTGATCGTGACTTTGGGGATTTCCGCGCTCGCCGCCTACCGGGTGGCCGCGCCGCTGAAGCGCGTGATCTTGAAGGCGCTCCGTCTGGCGCATAAAAAGCGCGATCTCAACATCGACGAGTCGGCGAAGGACGAAGATCTTTTCGAATACCAGCCCGGCGAATACTACGAACTCGAACAGGCGCTCGACCAGATCCGCCGCAAGATGAAGAAGCGCCGGATCCAGCTCGCGCACGAGCGCGAAGAGTCGCAGGCGCTCATGAGTTTCCTGGCCGACGCCGTCGTGAGCGTGGATTGCGACGAGCGCGTGAAGTTCTTCAACTCCAGTTTCGCGAAACACTTTCTGAGCTCTGAGCAGATCAAAACGTCGAACGAAGGCGGGCCGGGCCTGAAGCTGATCGACATTTTTCGTGACGACGAAGTCCTGTTCAAGATCCGTCAGGTGAAAAAAGACGGACTGGTGCAGACACTGCAGAAGCGCCTTTCGACCAAGATCGATCCGACGGGCCGCTATTTCTCGATCATCATTACGCCTTTACGCGAGGAAAAAACGCGCGAGATCTACGCTTCGCTCGTGTTGTTCCACGACATCACCGAATACCACCTGGCCGAGCAGATCCGCGTCGAATTCGTCGAGAACGCCTCGCACGAGCTGCGCACGCCGCTCACGAGCATCAAGGGGTTTGTGACCACCGCGCTCGACGACGCGCAGGCGGGACGTTTCGACCTGATGTCGTCGTTCCTGAAAACGATCTCGAAAAACGTCGATCGCCTGAGCGAGCTCGTGAACGATCTTTTGACGATTTCGAGTCTGGAGAGCAGTGGGGTGCTCAACCTGGAAAATATCGAACCGCAAGAGATCACCGAAGAGGTGATGGAGCGGCTTTCGCCCTTGGCCAGCAACAAAGACATCATGATGAAGGCGACGTACAATCGCGGCGCGTTTCGCGGCGATTACCGGTTACTGGATCAGGTGCTCACGAACCTCGTGGGGAACGCGATCAAGTACATTCCCACGGGCGGTCGCATCGAGATCCTGTGGTCGACGGATCCCGGGACCGACATCGTTCGCCTGACCGTGAAGGACAACGGACCGGGCATCGCCGAAGAGCATCTGCATCGTCTGTTCGAGCGATTCTACCGCGTCGATAAAGCGCGCTCACGCGATGTGGGCGGCACGGGGCTGGGCCTCGCCATCGTGAAGCACGTCGTGCAAAGTCACGGCGGGCAAATCTCGGTCCGCTCGGAACTGGGACGCGGCTCCGAGTTCATCGCGCATTTTCCGGATCGGCTTTAG
- a CDS encoding ABC transporter ATP-binding protein yields the protein MIEVRALTKKYGENLAINNLNFNVNKGEVVGFLGPNGAGKSTTMKIITGFMAPTSGEARVCGFDVFESPLEVKRRIGYLPETPPVYGDMRVREYLDYVAELKGVPANLRAKGVDGALEKTNLGAVEKRLIQNLSKGFRQRVGIAQALVSNPEVLILDEPTVGLDPKQVAEIRDLIKELRGEHTVILSTHILPEVQATCERIIIINRGHIVAQDSLENLSALQASGRRIHLKLRKAQETAPGFIGGTRGVRAVKAGATPVEWEIDAETDEQIIEDLARAAMDQGYGLLEIGSVKVGLEDIFMKLTYGSGESAPTAEV from the coding sequence TTGATCGAAGTGCGCGCGTTGACGAAGAAGTACGGCGAAAATCTCGCCATCAACAATTTGAACTTCAATGTCAATAAAGGGGAAGTCGTCGGCTTTTTGGGGCCGAACGGGGCCGGCAAATCCACGACGATGAAAATCATCACGGGCTTCATGGCGCCGACCTCGGGGGAAGCGCGCGTCTGCGGCTTTGACGTTTTCGAAAGTCCGCTCGAAGTGAAGCGCCGGATCGGTTATTTGCCGGAAACCCCTCCCGTGTACGGCGACATGCGGGTACGCGAATACCTGGACTACGTCGCCGAGCTGAAAGGCGTACCCGCGAATCTGCGCGCGAAAGGCGTCGATGGAGCGTTGGAAAAAACGAATCTCGGCGCGGTCGAAAAACGTTTGATCCAAAACTTGTCGAAGGGCTTCCGTCAACGCGTCGGTATCGCCCAGGCGCTCGTCTCGAATCCCGAGGTGCTGATCCTGGATGAGCCGACCGTCGGTCTGGACCCCAAACAGGTCGCCGAGATTCGCGACCTGATCAAAGAGCTGCGCGGCGAACACACCGTCATCTTGTCGACGCACATCCTGCCGGAAGTGCAGGCGACGTGCGAACGGATCATCATCATCAACCGCGGCCACATCGTCGCGCAAGACTCGCTCGAGAACCTGTCCGCGCTGCAAGCTTCCGGGCGGCGGATCCATTTGAAGCTGCGTAAAGCGCAAGAAACGGCGCCGGGCTTCATCGGGGGGACGCGCGGCGTGCGCGCCGTGAAAGCGGGCGCGACGCCCGTGGAATGGGAGATCGACGCCGAAACGGACGAGCAGATCATCGAGGATCTAGCGCGCGCGGCGATGGATCAAGGTTACGGTTTGCTGGAAATCGGCTCGGTCAAGGTGGGCCTCGAGGACATCTTCATGAAATTGACTTACGGTTCGGGCGAGTCCGCACCCACGGCGGAGGTTTAA
- the phoU gene encoding phosphate signaling complex protein PhoU, with the protein MAAVERQFQNQLDEIKSLLLSMGNSVEKALETVVTGLIQRDLEKLEGVFAIEERINHYQVELDQVCTEFLAKQGPVATDLRLVISIIKINSDLERMGDQCVNISHSAKDFIQQKGSFSLQDIQVMAAVAQKMVKDALDCFVTRNAEVAQKVLMTDDELDQRKQQVFNQMVAAMKKDSTVVEPAMDLILIARNLERMGDHATNIAEDVIFVSTGKDIRHGKYS; encoded by the coding sequence ATGGCGGCCGTGGAAAGGCAATTTCAAAACCAACTTGATGAGATCAAAAGTTTGCTGCTTTCGATGGGGAACTCCGTCGAGAAAGCGCTCGAGACCGTCGTCACGGGCCTGATCCAACGCGACCTCGAAAAGCTCGAGGGCGTCTTCGCGATCGAAGAGCGGATCAATCACTACCAAGTCGAGCTCGATCAAGTCTGCACGGAGTTCCTGGCGAAACAGGGACCGGTGGCGACCGATTTGCGACTCGTCATCTCGATCATCAAAATCAATTCCGATCTCGAACGCATGGGCGATCAGTGCGTGAACATCTCGCACTCCGCGAAGGACTTCATCCAACAAAAAGGCAGCTTCTCACTGCAAGACATCCAAGTGATGGCCGCGGTGGCGCAGAAGATGGTGAAGGACGCGCTCGATTGTTTCGTCACGCGCAATGCGGAAGTCGCACAAAAAGTGCTGATGACGGACGATGAGCTCGATCAACGCAAACAACAGGTGTTTAACCAGATGGTCGCGGCCATGAAAAAAGATTCGACGGTGGTGGAGCCCGCCATGGATTTGATTCTGATCGCGCGCAATCTGGAAAGGATGGGCGACCATGCTACCAATATCGCAGAGGACGTCATTTTCGTCAGCACCGGAAAGGACATCCGGCATGGTAAGTACTCTTGA
- a CDS encoding galactokinase → MSPKIKITSPTRVDLAGGTLDLWPLYAFIGGATTVNVAISLWTECEMEPFADGVSIHSDDLKKSWTFPGRATLVSSTDPELAFYRTLFEAVPDLDHVAVRTRSQSPVGGGIGGSSSLLISCLKAAHEFTGQILPGTIELTMWAHQLEARMLRTPTGTQDYVPAITGGLNLIHFSDRKMTNEVLPVKGTPLETHFLLVNTGRSHHSGLNNFDVLARTVNRDEVVFGALKSLKSVANELVTAIRGRDWSVVPDLFRRELDARLQLTPKFSSPEIEKLHDLSRQEGASALKICGAGGGGCVMIWVEPRARERVVHACQNAGFQTLNAAPVDPL, encoded by the coding sequence ATGAGCCCTAAAATCAAAATCACTTCCCCGACGCGCGTGGATCTGGCGGGCGGAACTTTGGATTTGTGGCCGCTTTACGCCTTCATCGGCGGGGCGACCACCGTCAACGTCGCGATCAGTTTGTGGACCGAGTGCGAGATGGAACCCTTCGCCGACGGTGTTTCGATTCACTCGGACGATCTTAAGAAATCATGGACCTTCCCCGGACGCGCAACGCTGGTTTCGAGCACGGATCCGGAGTTGGCGTTTTACCGCACGCTGTTTGAAGCGGTGCCGGATTTGGATCACGTCGCCGTCCGCACGCGTTCGCAGTCGCCGGTGGGCGGTGGGATTGGGGGCAGCTCCAGTCTTTTGATTTCTTGTTTGAAGGCGGCCCACGAATTCACCGGGCAAATTCTGCCGGGCACGATCGAGCTGACGATGTGGGCGCACCAGCTGGAGGCGCGGATGCTCCGCACGCCCACCGGAACGCAGGATTACGTCCCGGCGATCACGGGCGGGCTGAACCTGATTCATTTCTCGGATCGCAAAATGACGAACGAGGTTTTGCCGGTCAAGGGCACCCCGCTCGAGACGCACTTTTTGCTGGTGAACACGGGACGGTCGCATCACTCGGGGCTGAACAACTTTGACGTGCTGGCGCGCACCGTGAACCGCGACGAGGTGGTTTTCGGGGCCTTGAAGTCCTTGAAGTCCGTGGCGAACGAGCTGGTCACCGCGATCCGCGGTCGGGACTGGTCGGTGGTGCCGGATCTGTTCCGGCGCGAGCTGGACGCCCGCTTACAACTGACCCCGAAATTTTCAAGTCCCGAAATTGAAAAACTGCACGACCTCAGCCGTCAAGAAGGGGCTTCGGCCCTCAAGATCTGTGGCGCGGGCGGGGGAGGATGTGTGATGATTTGGGTGGAACCTCGGGCTCGCGAAAGGGTCGTCCACGCATGTCAAAACGCCGGCTTCCAAACGCTCAACGCCGCACCGGTGGATCCTCTGTAA
- a CDS encoding DUF429 domain-containing protein produces the protein MRFLGLSISGGKSDKACLAVVDYYPESNRLFLNRIFDRIKAEEFISADHKVHELIQQFSENAHSLGMDVPLSLPVCVRCELPCPGYETCTVPQIKWMRAIYQESDKPKPKKMFTPYTQRPLDLWLQENMDDGIDVQHALGANLAPLVARAHFIRRRLALDVFEAHPRIAVWRLGQQLKVNRSQLKVYRNSVGGDEARRIFLQAMSDQLKVFFYHHDLKLMTENFHAFESFLCAFTGYLRHGNQTQKRPASFPKNEVWVELPRDSEK, from the coding sequence GTGCGTTTTCTGGGGCTGTCGATCTCGGGCGGGAAGTCGGACAAAGCCTGCCTGGCGGTGGTCGACTACTACCCCGAATCGAACCGCCTTTTTCTGAACCGCATTTTCGACCGCATCAAGGCCGAGGAGTTCATCTCGGCCGATCACAAAGTCCACGAATTGATCCAGCAGTTTTCGGAAAACGCGCACTCCCTCGGCATGGATGTGCCGCTGAGCCTTCCGGTCTGCGTGCGCTGCGAACTGCCGTGCCCGGGTTATGAAACCTGCACGGTCCCGCAGATCAAATGGATGCGGGCGATCTATCAAGAGAGCGACAAACCCAAACCGAAGAAGATGTTCACGCCCTACACGCAGCGACCGCTCGATCTGTGGTTGCAAGAGAACATGGACGACGGCATCGACGTGCAGCACGCGCTCGGCGCGAACCTGGCGCCGCTCGTGGCGCGGGCGCATTTTATCCGTCGGCGTTTGGCGTTGGACGTCTTCGAGGCCCATCCGCGGATCGCCGTTTGGCGTTTGGGCCAGCAGCTGAAAGTGAACCGCAGTCAGCTGAAGGTGTACCGCAACTCCGTCGGCGGCGATGAGGCGCGGCGGATCTTTCTGCAGGCGATGAGCGATCAGCTCAAGGTTTTCTTCTATCACCACGATTTGAAGCTCATGACCGAAAACTTCCACGCGTTCGAGAGTTTTCTGTGCGCGTTCACGGGCTATCTGCGCCACGGAAACCAGACCCAAAAACGTCCGGCGAGCTTCCCGAAAAACGAAGTCTGGGTGGAACTTCCCCGCGATTCCGAAAAGTAA
- a CDS encoding response regulator transcription factor, whose translation MVEDESEIRELISLLLLRQGHRVQQCASALEGLDQLRKNTFDLIVLDWMLPNMSGIEFLKQLDPIAGQSTKVPVLMVTAKTEPGDIVQGLEAGADDYITKPFEPSVLTARVKALLRRTQTLKGPGAPRSQLKVGEIAMNMDTYEVKLKGEPIHLTPSEFKILSEMILNQGRVLTRDQLIETVQGEGISVTGRTIDTHVFGLRKKLESEADWIETIRGVGYRVRAE comes from the coding sequence GTGGTGGAAGATGAGTCCGAGATCCGTGAACTCATCAGCCTCCTCTTGCTTCGCCAAGGCCATCGCGTACAACAGTGCGCTTCGGCTCTGGAAGGGCTGGATCAACTCCGCAAGAATACTTTCGACCTGATCGTCCTCGACTGGATGCTGCCCAACATGAGCGGCATCGAATTCCTGAAGCAGCTGGATCCGATCGCGGGCCAATCCACCAAAGTTCCCGTCCTCATGGTGACCGCGAAGACCGAACCGGGCGACATCGTCCAGGGGCTCGAGGCGGGGGCCGACGACTACATCACCAAACCTTTTGAACCCAGCGTTTTGACGGCCCGAGTTAAGGCTCTGCTGCGTCGCACGCAAACCTTGAAAGGCCCCGGAGCGCCACGCTCCCAGCTCAAAGTGGGCGAGATCGCGATGAATATGGACACCTACGAGGTCAAATTGAAGGGGGAACCCATCCATTTGACGCCGTCGGAGTTCAAAATCCTGTCGGAAATGATCCTGAATCAAGGCCGGGTGCTGACCCGGGATCAGTTGATCGAGACCGTGCAGGGGGAAGGGATCTCCGTGACCGGGCGTACGATCGATACGCACGTCTTTGGCCTCAGAAAGAAACTGGAGTCGGAAGCCGATTGGATTGAAACCATTCGGGGAGTCGGCTACAGAGTTCGAGCTGAATGA
- a CDS encoding ABC transporter permease subunit, whose protein sequence is MSPTITIFKKEFRGFLFSPGFLLVCALVMTIVSWIYPTQLKVFDMQLKNAMFQQGMPTQGLNIHYAVFLRLLQYVNLMLILVVPALTMRLFAEEKKMRTFDLLLTSPVTSVQIVLGKYLAALGAILVVMGLAFLYPATTWIFASFSWLPLIVAFAGIFLVAAVYAAMNLFCSSLTESAIVAYVMAVIFNLSIWFVGIGAEIADGATIRAVLDHVSLNSHLASLVEGTVRTSSLVFFGSVIFLFGFLSERVVESHRWR, encoded by the coding sequence ATGAGTCCGACGATCACCATCTTCAAAAAAGAGTTCCGCGGTTTTCTGTTCAGCCCCGGATTTTTGTTGGTCTGCGCGTTGGTCATGACGATCGTCTCGTGGATCTACCCCACGCAGCTGAAGGTCTTCGACATGCAGCTGAAGAACGCCATGTTTCAGCAAGGCATGCCGACGCAAGGGCTGAACATCCACTACGCGGTTTTCCTGCGTCTGCTGCAGTACGTGAATCTGATGCTGATTCTGGTCGTGCCCGCGCTGACCATGCGTCTGTTCGCCGAAGAAAAGAAAATGCGGACCTTCGATCTGCTTTTGACCTCGCCGGTCACCAGCGTGCAGATCGTGCTCGGGAAATACCTGGCGGCATTGGGGGCGATCCTCGTGGTGATGGGGTTGGCGTTTCTGTACCCGGCGACGACTTGGATTTTCGCGTCCTTCAGCTGGTTGCCTTTGATCGTGGCGTTCGCCGGCATCTTTTTGGTCGCGGCGGTGTACGCGGCGATGAATCTGTTCTGTTCGTCCCTGACGGAAAGCGCGATCGTCGCCTACGTCATGGCCGTGATCTTCAATCTGTCGATCTGGTTCGTCGGGATCGGGGCCGAGATCGCCGACGGCGCGACGATTCGGGCGGTGCTGGATCACGTCTCGTTGAATTCGCACTTGGCCAGTTTGGTCGAGGGCACGGTGCGGACCAGCAGTTTGGTGTTTTTCGGCAGCGTGATCTTTTTGTTCGGTTTCTTGAGCGAGCGGGTGGTCGAAAGCCACCGGTGGAGGTAA
- a CDS encoding RsmB/NOP family class I SAM-dependent RNA methyltransferase, whose amino-acid sequence MNATKPSPEISALFQETYGAFWGERWPALWNALSEKELRVARMNRFSTGALPLPAWRTDAPGLFTLERPAAEISAARGPEGLLAYYIMDPASVFAARALEVGPDDTVLDLCAAPGGKSLVLIEALADGTGEILLNEPSMPRRERLKKVVQQYVDRGVRDRVRLTGKDGGKFALTHKESFERILVDAPCSGEAHLLENTEERERWTPQKSKGLAQRQYALLTAALEALKPGGTLVYSTCTVSKWENEGVVERFLAKKGDRIEGIGCVVPEGGERVEIAGGGEGIYFLPDRAGFGPIFMSRFKKKD is encoded by the coding sequence GTGAATGCAACGAAGCCTAGCCCCGAAATCAGCGCCCTTTTTCAAGAGACCTATGGGGCCTTTTGGGGCGAACGCTGGCCCGCGCTTTGGAACGCGCTGAGCGAAAAAGAGCTGCGCGTCGCCCGTATGAACCGCTTTTCCACCGGGGCTTTGCCGCTGCCGGCGTGGCGCACCGACGCGCCGGGACTCTTCACCCTGGAGCGGCCCGCCGCCGAAATCAGTGCGGCGCGGGGCCCGGAGGGGCTCCTGGCTTACTACATTATGGATCCCGCGAGCGTTTTCGCGGCGCGCGCTCTCGAAGTGGGGCCGGACGACACTGTGCTGGATCTGTGCGCGGCGCCGGGCGGGAAGTCTCTCGTTCTGATTGAGGCGTTGGCCGACGGGACGGGCGAGATTTTGCTCAACGAGCCCTCGATGCCTCGCCGTGAGCGCCTCAAAAAAGTGGTGCAGCAGTATGTCGATCGCGGCGTGCGCGACCGCGTGCGCTTGACCGGAAAAGACGGCGGTAAATTCGCGCTCACGCACAAAGAATCCTTCGAGCGCATCTTGGTGGACGCCCCCTGTTCAGGCGAGGCGCACCTTTTGGAAAACACGGAAGAGCGCGAGCGCTGGACGCCCCAGAAGTCGAAGGGGCTGGCGCAGCGCCAGTACGCGCTGCTGACCGCGGCGCTCGAGGCGCTGAAGCCGGGCGGCACGCTCGTGTATTCGACCTGCACGGTTTCCAAGTGGGAAAACGAAGGTGTGGTGGAAAGGTTTCTCGCGAAAAAAGGCGACCGTATCGAAGGGATCGGTTGCGTGGTTCCCGAAGGCGGCGAACGCGTCGAGATCGCGGGCGGTGGTGAAGGGATTTACTTTTTGCCGGATCGGGCGGGTTTCGGCCCGATCTTCATGTCACGATTTAAGAAGAAAGACTGA